Within Paroedura picta isolate Pp20150507F chromosome 13, Ppicta_v3.0, whole genome shotgun sequence, the genomic segment TAAGGTACATTTTTACTTAAGTCAACATTACTTATTTACTGATGCTTTATGCTGCTAATAGATTTATGATGCTAAAAGATCAAGAAACAAAATGCAGAAACATAGACTTAGAGTTATCTCCAGTTTAgggaattcctgcagatttgggggtgggtctcggggagggacttcagcagggtacaatgccatagggtccactctccaaagtaacTTTTCTTTCCCAAgggaattgacctctgtagtctggacattaattgcagttgtaatttctggagatccccagccccgcctggaagctggcaaatgTTTGGACCCTGAGCCTAATCAAAGGTGCCACTGTTAACTGAGTAGGATACAACCAACTGAAAACAATGTATTCTATGAAAAAGATAATTGCGATACAATAGTAAAAACAGGGAATTCAGTGATAGGAAGCAGAGGGCGGGTAAATGGGGTTGGTGGCTTGGCAAAGGAGCACAAGGAGCCTTCCTCTGAGGAAAGAGGGCTCAGCATTGGAGGAGAGTTTCTTACACTAGAAAAAAATACCCCCATTAGCTTAGCAGAACAGTGAGACTAtaacatattattttaaaaatcaacaataaATACATGGTTTTTGATAAATATGTGATATTTGCATGATCAGCAATGCAAGTTGAATTCAATGGTTGTTCGTAATATCAAGTTACTCTGTAATAACGTTTTTATTAAGTTAAGAGTCCAAACATTTACCATCTTGATACATTTGGTTGCAACTCTTTGGGCCTGATTTCACCATACAGTATCTTACTAATGAAGAGAGAACATATGCAGGGTTTCATTTTTAATAGAGATGCATTCAATCACATGAGCCTCCCACCTGCATTCTGAATTGGTACAGCCCAGACACTGGTTTGGCACCTCAGGGAAGATGAAATCTTAGCCCACAATCAATGATCTCAAGAGTGTCTCCTGTGAAGATTCCATGGAgacttcctctcctcccctgtccTTTTCCCATCTTGCAGTTGGATGTGCCATTGTTACACCAGAGACACTAACCCCTGTCATACCTCATCTGAAAAGGAACAATGGAATTGACACCCAGGTAACCATCCAGATATACAGGTCCACCTCAGGGTCTGCAGATTCCAATGAGCCTTGGGCATGCTCGACTTCCTGGGGATTtcacccattttatttaaaatggtgtGGCATTATTGCATCATAAATTAAGAAACAGACCATGAATTTTCATCGACTTCTCGATAAAACAGGCTTGGCATGGTAGCAAAAGCAGCTtattgaaaaaccaatacaaaggcCAAAAcgtttcttgctgaaactgaatcactaggccaggggtagtcaacctgcggtcctccagatgttcatggactacaattcccatgagccgctgccagcgtttggaaattgtagtccatgaacatctggaggaccgcatgttgactacccctgcactaggcaacATACAAATCAATATCCCCCGAATCCTGCCGAACTACCCACAGGCTTTCTTGGTTTCCAGGCCTTTCCCTTGGTACAAATTTCATAGTCTTCTGCAACACATAACACTCCAATGTCTATCCCCACAAACAAGTAGACTACAGAAAAATTCAAACACTTAACAGATCAAAGAACCACAGATATGAAACATTCACCCTTTCCTGGGTCAGTTTTCTCAGACAAATGGTTGGAAAGCCCACCCATCCCAAGACAGATAATAGTACAGTGAGAACAGCCAGAGACCATGGCAGTAATCTAGCATTAAGCAGATATTGACAGCAAGGGGCGTGTACAAAAAACCTCAGAATGACTTGAGgttattctgcagacatgggAGCTTCATGAGAGCTGGCTTCACTGGACAAACTATATAGAAGATGAAGAACTGCAGTACAGCACTCGATATCATTATCGAGTGCGCTGGAGCATCCCAACCAGCAGGAAGCCCATCCCCCGAGCTACAGCAAATGTCTATTTCATCATAGAGATTTCCAAAATCAAACCAGATGTAAGTATTCTAATTCTTCCAGTCTCTTCTCTTCTGAACATACACAGTACAAGCATCCTTAGAGTTTCTTAAGGAAGAGCTGTTTGATCTCTAGACATTCTCACTGTCAGCAATCTGATGACAACCATTTCCTCCTATAAATTTGTAAGACCAAGATCTTAATAATTTAATCTGTAATATTAGCAACCAAACAAGGTCTGAATTTTGGGGGATAAACTTGATACCAACTATGGGGAGGTGGGAGTTGATGGCAAACATGGCTTGAATTCTCTAGAATTCCTTAATTGTATATCAGAACATGTTATGAACTAGATAGTCTTCTTACCTGAGAGCATCAGTTGCTAGAGTATTTGCTCATAACTTTTCCAGGACTGGAAGTCTTACTTTAGTAAAATCAAATTCTTGAGATCTCATTGTTTTAACCATCTATTTTTATATTCATTGCAGACATTGCCCATTGAAGTATATTTTGTAGTAGAGACAAACAGATTCATCCACAGGTAGATGTTTTCTTGTAACTACTTAAGTACCGGATAATTTACACTTACCCTAACTGTTCTCATGTATCTGTTATTTATGTGGACATTCTGTGCAACAAGACAATATGCAATTGAAGGGTTGAAATGTAGCCAATCGCTATTGACACTCTGGGAATGGACCAACCTATGACCTCcatgaagggccaatcaggttccttggcagGCCATCTGAAATGTATATAACAGGAACACAGTTCCAACTAAGTAAATCTCATGGATTTGTAATCATACCAATGAGAATTGGGGTAGTTCTGAACAAACAGTTTGTTGGATTCATTCAGCTATTCCCTTCAGCCTCACCTGATTCCCTGCCATCTGAGTCCTCTCTGTATCTTTTGTTAACACAAATGCTGTCCTCTCCAACCTAGCCTTTTTGAGGCTAATCTTGTACTTTTCACTAGTGAAAAAGCTGGTTGAATCCAGCTCTTTGATTAGAAACAACCCATTGATGCCTTTTAATGTTTACGGATGAACTTGCTGTTACTGAGAAATATGGCACCAGCAACCAGTCAAGACCTTAGCAATTCTTATTTGCAGTTTCATATACTGAtataaataatcctctccattaaGTTCACAGATGAAAGCAGAATATTTTGGTTAGGGTCCATGAGTttaaggaggcggtggttcgccctctcctcaAAAAACCACCGTTGGACCCGCGAGACCCGGCCAGCTACTGACCAGTCACACATttggtgtttctggggaaggtagttgaaagggccatggtggaccaactcctggcatttctggaggaaactttggccctcgatctttatcagtctggcttccgtccagGCCATGGGATGGAAACGGTGTTGATTGCCTTGTTAGATGATCTCTGttaccagctggatcaaggcaaaTTGGCCATGCCCGTTCTGTTAAACTTGCcagccgcgtttgacgtggttgaCCACAAACTGCTGGCACACCACCTCGCTGGGACGAGGATACAGGGGCACAGCTCTtagctcctttctccataaccggaaacggggtggctgtgggggatgagttattgtGCCCTtatcggctcccttgtggggtccctcagggcacggtgctctcccccatgcttttcaacatctttatgcgctctctggcccagctggtacagagtttggGGCAATAAAAACACCTGCATGGAAAATGTACATTTGGCAGATGTTGATAACTCCAAAATGCTGCCCAttgttggtttttagatgctCAACAATTTTTACTGCCCTTCTGCAGCTTGAAAAGCCGCTCTATTCTAGTTCTACTACCAGAGAAAAATTTCTTGGGAGGAGGGTTTCAAGTAATGCACAGCAGACTTGAATATAGGTGGCTACTTCGAGGCCTCCTATATCTGGTTATATTTAGCACTGGAATAATAAGAAATAGCAACCATTGTATTTAATAGGTTAAGTTTTGGAATATAGTACCGTGGCTCTCTTAAATTTCCTTGTTTTGTCATTTGTAGGCCAGGAGAGTGCAGATTTAAAGAAAAGTGGCTCAAAGATGTAATTGAAAGCAAAGTCACCCTAATGGAAACAGTCAACTTTTAGTTCTATTACACATTGAGGATTCTATTTGTCTGTgctttttttacacattttatttgtcTCTATTTTGATCaataaatgctgtttttataATCAGCTTTCCATTTTTGACTTCTTCACATTCCTTTAGCTAATTCTAGCTAAATAAATCCtctagctaaataaataaataaataaataaataaataaataaataattcagctATTGCATGAATGAAGCAGAGAGATATGAAGTGTTGGTTTCACAGAAAAAACATACCTGTCCACAACCAAACACCAAGATGGTTAAATTGTAGATTGTTCCAGGAAGGGCATGGGAGCCAGAAATCCCTTTTTGCTTCACAATTTGAGCCTACGTAGGCAGAAGTTATCAGGTCCAGAATAAGTAGGAGCCAGATTGAATGGGTCCATTTCCAATGATAATGTGTTTTCTAACTGAAGCCACCTTAACATTTATTCCCTGCTTAAGAACTGTTCACTACCCACCCATCCCATTTCCAAGGTCAAGAATGAATCTTCAAATGACAACTaatttctttaatgttattggaaagagaaaatgacttcctttttcttctaatGGCTCAGTCAGGACTTCAATATGGCATACTACATATTAAACAGCACAATGCAAAAATAACCAGGTGCATCCAAgaacatgttttatttttaaaatatacattgcGACCCTACCCAAATGTCTTGCcacattatccttatccatggttcttctatatccATGGttaatttgtgaaacagcctggggggggtagaacatgtccggctgtccaagctgggATAGCAAAGCTGGctataccctgattggccctgcccctgcagctcctgccctctgtccctggattctagcctctttgttcttagacttgcctcagtgcctggagccagcagcaggtaaggggagagggccctgggcaaagggtggtggtggtggagggcctgctaacgagggcctcccagcctgctgactgcctgctaaggagctctgtcccgggccttcTAACAAGCttgccagcccccgcccacccaccttgatccggctgtgagttgcagcccaaagccaccttaagctgcctggtcaggggccaggggaggggaccctttcaaggcccgttcttaggaatgggctttgaagctagttgttattatatttagattATATTTAGCTTATATTTAGCTTtccatcccaccactcccagtggcttgtggcaggttacagcacatataaaacatacatacatataaaacaTGTCAGTCCCCTACATCAACCATGATTCAGATGACTATGAATCAAGAAACTGAATACCTAAATTATCCCACCGTGACCCGCAGATAGCCACCCTTCTGTCcaacaaaatattatttataCAGCATCAAGCAACAAAATACTACTTTCTTCAAGCCATTCTCATTTTGTAAAATGATAGATCAGGACCTCAGTATTGTATgttgctggattttttgccttgtttatgtttccactcttggtcctgtggatagtcaattgctggtttctaaggtctttcTCAATCTGTTTAAGCCACGTTTTCTTTGACGCCAGTTGTTGGATTGTCCATTAAGTTGGTTGTTCTCATCAAatgagtttatgaggcagtctgctggtgtttaGTGTTGTACGTTATATAGATCATCATCATGTGCAGGGCACTTCTGACAATGTGCTGGCCCTCTGGCCCCAGCGGGGCCGTGGCTCTCCATCGAGGGCCACTCAGGAGCTGATGAGCTGCTGGGAAGCATCGGTGGGTCTTCTCTTACTGAGAGTCAAGCTTCCCTGCCTACACACCAGGCAAGAGGCACTGCCAGCCTCCCCTACAGAGGCCCACTCTTCTGGCTAGGCTCACCGCCACCATGCAGGGTGAGGAGCACTGCCAGCCACTGGCCAAGGCCACGCTGTTCTGGCTGGCTCCCCTGCCTCTGTGTGGAGTGCTGTTAGCCTCCGCCACGGCCACCAATCCTTCTGGCCAGCCTCACCACCACCATGCGAGACAAGGTATGCCACCAGCCTCTGCCACAGCCATCTGCCTTTTTGGCGGGCCTCCCTGCCTCTGCCAATGGATGAGGACCACTGCCACCCTCCACCATGGGTGCCCACTGCCaaagctgcaggggggggaacTGCTGCCAACTCCCAGCCTTCTATGACGGAAGCCCTCTGATTTGCTCTCAGTGGGAGGGCCCTCCCCAAGGGCCACTCTCCCTAGCCTCCTTGGTACAGTGTTGCATGGCAACTCCTCCACAACCGCTCCCCTCAGCCTTCTTGATGCCAGGGATTGACCATGTGCTCCACGATGATGCCACTGCTTTCTCCAGTCCCCTTGCtgttggggaggacagggaaacTCCTCCGCTCCATGGCAAACCTACTGCTCTCCGCAGCCTCCTGAATTCTGGGAGAGCAGGAGGGGGCCctggccatttttaaaatgggcttatctAGTAGTATATATATAGATTATGAAGATTCCAAAATAAGGAAACCAAATATCCTACAGAAATCTATAAAATTTAGCCCCTCTGCTCTactaaaaaaacacaacaaaaaacatTAACCAACTACATCTGGTCTAGGCAGGAACATTTAAGTGGAGATGCTCCTATTAAAGGCACTGCTGCAAATATGAATAGTCCACAGGATTAGAGACTATTTGGATCATCTTTGTTTGAGACTTTGGtccaataaaatatataacttCAATTACTTATCTGTCATAGACCAGGTGCAGCATCATCTTAATCAAGAATGTACTACAAGATCGCTTTAATTAACTTTAAGAAGCCATGTTTTATTGGGTATGTTTTGTTGTCTAATCTTCAGATATTGTGCTGTTCGGAATTAAAAGAAGGGTAGATTTTCTCCAGTGGTGAGCAAAATATCCAGCTGTGGCATATTTTGCATGGTAAGGTGCCTTGCTCATCTTGTTTCCTGTTCACATCTGCAGACTCATGAACAGGCCACCAGTCCAATCTGTCAAGGTGTTTATCTGGTACACAGGAATGGCTTTCCAAGATTTGGGGCAGTTTTACTGGACAACTTGTTTGCAAATCACTGTAGCAGGTGAACTTCAGCAATGTCAATTCAAGTCTATCCTCTATCAGGAGGAAGCAAACTGTTCATTTGTCATCTTTGCCTTTTGTTTTTCTGTATACCATCTCCCGGAAGCTCGCTAAGATCTTGTTCTCTCTCTTCCGCCTCTCCTCCTGGTTGAAAGATGCCAGGGCTCTCTTCTCATCTGCACTGTAGATCTGGTTCTCTTTACGGAGACGCACGGCTTCCATTCGCCGATGCCTTAGGAAAAATACAGCACTCATCAAAATCCAACCTTGCCTGCTATCCAGCTAGCGATAGAGGACTTTCTTCTCTACAAGCCCATT encodes:
- the AKAP14 gene encoding A-kinase anchor protein 14, coding for MAWKNTDIPFDSDLALAYMVVDDVIKSAIQVCTEEQPKEEVAEAKYEARNIKWLMCKNFTTAKGLLQIEEYMKTWELHESWLHWTNYIEDEELQYSTRYHYRVRWSIPTSRKPIPRATANVYFIIEISKIKPDTLPIEVYFVVETNRFIHRPGECRFKEKWLKDVIESKVTLMETVNF